GGCAATTACAAACAAAAAAAACACTGTTGCTACGGCATGAATTAAATCAAAAGGAATTCCTCGAAGATAGGCAAGTACAAACATCTCCTTTGTCGGATGACTTTGAAACATCAACACAGCTGCCGGATTCATTATTCCACCATAAATAAAAAATGTACTTATCCCTCCAAAAATGCATAGTTCAATTGTCTTTTTCCTCAATACACCTTTTTGAAACAAAATACCCGCGATGAATCCGATAATACCAAGTGCGAACATTTGCCATGGGGTCCAAGGCCCTTGACCAAAAAACATATTGGATACAAACGCAATTATGGCACCAACTAAAAAACCTGATTCTCCTCCAAAAGCTACACCAGCAATAATCACAATAGCTACCACCGGCTTAAACTGAGGCACCATAAAAAAAGCCGCACGCCCAGCTACACCTATGGCACATAGAACTGCAATCACAATGAGTTCTCGGGCAAGGGGTTTTCTGTGTTCAAAAATCAATACAAAAGGTAACATCGTCTGTAAGATAATAAGCATACTGATAAAATAGTACTTTCGATCTCCTAAGTAATAGATGCCAATATACATCGTAAGAGGAATCGTCAGAAAAATTATAATCATGGCCAAGAGTGTTCTGGTTGACAGATAGCGTTGATGTATTGGCACTTGCCCTTCATGCTTCTTATCCTTTTTTCGGCTTTGCACATTTTGGGGATATAGAGTTTTTACTTTCTTGGGATATACATGGGAAAAATCCACACTTTCCAAAGGAGTAATATCGCCTCCACATGCACTGATGACATCTTCTGGCGTCATTGCATCTATAATATGTTGACGTGCCATTCGATTTGCTGATGTGGTATAAAAGTTATTGCCTGTAAAAAAATTACGTGTATTATTTTCACTGACAACTTTACCATCAAAAAACAAAGCACACCGCTTCGCATACTTGGCACAAAATTCAATATCATGGCTCACCATAATAATTGTCACGCCTTCTTGTAGCAATCCATGAAGTATACCGGCAAACACACTCTTAAAATGCGCATCTAAACCTTTTGTCGGCTCATCAAGAATCAAGATTTTGGGTTCAAGCAATAAAACCTTAGCCAATGCCAAGCGTTGCTGTTCTCCTCCGGATAAATCATAAGGATGCTTCGTTAGTAGCTTATCTAATTGACATAATTGACTTATGTATTGTACTTGTTCTTGTCGCGTTTTCTTTTCCTTATCGTGTCCCACTCCATCGACAAGATCTTCGAATACTGTTTTGTGGCTAAAAAGCGTCTGGGGGTTTTGCGGCAACATACCTATGCCATTTTCTAAAATTTGATTACGCTTATTACCTACGGCGTGTCCTGCAACGTTTACCGTTCCTCTATATGGCGTATTTTCTCCACAGATGAGCGAAAGCATTGTTGACTTTCCTGTGCCGTTTCCACCTAAAATGGCTAACAGTTCACCTTCATATATTTGCATCGACAATCCTTTAAGAACATCCGTCGCATTTTGTTCATAACGAAACCAAACTTCCTCCAGGGTAATTATTGGATTGTGCGTTTTTTTCTTCTCTTTTTGCGAATATGTTGGCACCAGGTTAAGCGGTCGATGTTGAACGAATGCGTCCAGCCACGTTCTCCCGTCCCGAACAGTTATCGGACATTCTAACTGATTATCCACCCTCGCATATATCTGCATTGGAATTGGCATCGCCAAAAACATACTGTGTCTTATGTTTTTTAGATATGTCCCTATCTCTTGTGGTGTGCCATCACCTATCAAACGTCCTTCATCTAACACTAAAACTCGGTCTGCCAGTGGAAACACCTCTTCTAAGCGATGTTCTGTCATAATAACGGTTACACCTAGTTCACGATTAATCCTTCCAAGCGTTGCTAAAAATTCTGCCGCTGCAATAGGGTCCAACTGACTTGTCGGCTCATCCAAAATAAGAACTGAAGGCTGCATTGCCATAATTGATGCTAAATTTAAAAGCTGCTTTTGCCCTCCTGAAAGTTGAGCAACACTTTTATGAAACCAAGACTCAATTCCAAAAAAAGCGGCAATTTCAGCCACACGCAAACGAATTGTCGGTGTGTCTATCCCTAAGCTTTCTAATCCAAAAGCTAATTCATGCCATACTTTATCCGTTACAATTTGGTTGTCTGGCGATTGCATAACAAAGCCTATAGTAGCGCTTTGAACCCGCTGATCCCATTGTGACAAAGACTTGCCTTCAAATAGAATCTCTCCCTGAACGGTTCCATGTGGCGCAAGTACGGTTTTTAATTGTCGAAGTAAGGTCGTCTTACCACACCCCGAGGGTCCACAAAGGGTCACAAACTCTCCTTTGTTAATCGAAAAAGACAGTGCATCAAGAACCGCTTTTGTTTGTTTTGGATAAAAAAACGTTACCTTTTTAAGCGTATAGCTCTCCATTTTAACTTCTCCTCTATATTTATGCCCACTGGAGCGATACATAAACAAAAATATGTGACATACAGGCTGATAGCATGTGCTTCAACTTGTACCCCTTGTATCGTCGGAAAATACCGCCAATATGTGCCTTTAAAAACAATGCCCATGGTCATATAGATTCCACAAACAATTAAAAAAACAAGTGCATATTGATCACGTCGGTCAAACAGATATATCGAAAATGCACTTCGACCAGGTAACCCATAGCCTCTACTTTTCATTGAATCCGCTGTTTCAATGGCATTTTCCAATGCCCACGTCACCATAATCGAGAGAATTTTTATGCCTTGTTTTGTGCGCTGTATGATATTTCCATAAGACACATCTTTTCCCAACGCTCTTTGTCCTCGAGTAATCCACTGAAGTTGTGTTAAAAAGCGAGGGACAAAACGTAAAACCATGGATAAGATTAAAGAAAGCGAAGGTATGATACGTCCAAATAAATATATAAACTTATCCGAAGTCATGACGACATTATAACAAGAAAACCAGACCATAATTGTCATCAACATCACCGCTGCAGAGATTCCATACACAATAGACTCAAGCGTTAATGGATTCCCATTAGGCAAATAGGTCAAAATAGTCATCCCTTCATGGTTAAATGCAGGATTAATCAGTGCTGTAGCAACAAGTATCGGCAACATATACTTCAAACTAAAATTAAGGGTCTTTTTTCTTCGCAAAAAAAATGCATACGTCAGTGCACTAAAAAAAGAAATGCACTGTAAAACAGGATGCATAAAAAACATCGAAAAAATTAAGACTTGGGAAAAAAACAAAAAATTAATGATTGGATGATATTTTGAAAAGGTATCTCCCATTATTGACCTCCCGTAGCGACATATCCGTCTACATCACGTCCCAAATCCGTGGTATAGACCCATTCAATAACATCCCCATCTTGAAGCTGATAGCGTGAAGCGCCATAATTTGGAAACCATTCATTCACCTTATACATCCAGCCAGATAGTTCTCCTACATCAAACTCATATAGATTATTGATTCCTTGAATATATGCGCTGTTATAAATAGGTGTATTAACAAATTCCATATGAATATTATTTTTTTTCATTTCTCTTTGCAATAAATTAAAGACACTTTCTCCCTCATAAAAAACGACTTGTGTTGCAGGAAAAATGATCCCATCTTCCGGCACCAATTCCCATTTTTCTTTATCCAATGCATGCATATTTTCTAAAATCGTCTTACAAGATACCGAAAGTGTCGCTGTGTATTGGCCATCCCCTAATTGGACGTCCTGAGGTTCTACCGGAAGTGGTTTCCCTTCCGGTACAGGATCTGTAAGATATTCATCTTTTTGACTAATCGCATCATGCGTATCCTTGTTAGCATTAATTGCAAACCCATCATCTACGTGGGTGCCCATATTATTACCAGAGCCCTTCTCCTCCCATATAAATACACTAAGAAGAAGCACTAAGATTACAAACACCACCGCAAATGTTTTTTTATTCTTCTGCATTTTTAAGCTTTCACCACCTTAGGCTTTATAATAGTTGAGATACGTCTAAAAGGTTATATAGCATCTGTGCAACTTCATAACGCTTAATAGCTTCTCTAGGTCGAATCGTTA
This sequence is a window from Vallitaleaceae bacterium 9-2. Protein-coding genes within it:
- a CDS encoding energy-coupling factor transporter transmembrane component T codes for the protein MGDTFSKYHPIINFLFFSQVLIFSMFFMHPVLQCISFFSALTYAFFLRRKKTLNFSLKYMLPILVATALINPAFNHEGMTILTYLPNGNPLTLESIVYGISAAVMLMTIMVWFSCYNVVMTSDKFIYLFGRIIPSLSLILSMVLRFVPRFLTQLQWITRGQRALGKDVSYGNIIQRTKQGIKILSIMVTWALENAIETADSMKSRGYGLPGRSAFSIYLFDRRDQYALVFLIVCGIYMTMGIVFKGTYWRYFPTIQGVQVEAHAISLYVTYFCLCIAPVGINIEEKLKWRAIRLKR
- a CDS encoding energy-coupling factor transporter ATPase, translated to MESYTLKKVTFFYPKQTKAVLDALSFSINKGEFVTLCGPSGCGKTTLLRQLKTVLAPHGTVQGEILFEGKSLSQWDQRVQSATIGFVMQSPDNQIVTDKVWHELAFGLESLGIDTPTIRLRVAEIAAFFGIESWFHKSVAQLSGGQKQLLNLASIMAMQPSVLILDEPTSQLDPIAAAEFLATLGRINRELGVTVIMTEHRLEEVFPLADRVLVLDEGRLIGDGTPQEIGTYLKNIRHSMFLAMPIPMQIYARVDNQLECPITVRDGRTWLDAFVQHRPLNLVPTYSQKEKKKTHNPIITLEEVWFRYEQNATDVLKGLSMQIYEGELLAILGGNGTGKSTMLSLICGENTPYRGTVNVAGHAVGNKRNQILENGIGMLPQNPQTLFSHKTVFEDLVDGVGHDKEKKTRQEQVQYISQLCQLDKLLTKHPYDLSGGEQQRLALAKVLLLEPKILILDEPTKGLDAHFKSVFAGILHGLLQEGVTIIMVSHDIEFCAKYAKRCALFFDGKVVSENNTRNFFTGNNFYTTSANRMARQHIIDAMTPEDVISACGGDITPLESVDFSHVYPKKVKTLYPQNVQSRKKDKKHEGQVPIHQRYLSTRTLLAMIIIFLTIPLTMYIGIYYLGDRKYYFISMLIILQTMLPFVLIFEHRKPLARELIVIAVLCAIGVAGRAAFFMVPQFKPVVAIVIIAGVAFGGESGFLVGAIIAFVSNMFFGQGPWTPWQMFALGIIGFIAGILFQKGVLRKKTIELCIFGGISTFFIYGGIMNPAAVLMFQSHPTKEMFVLAYLRGIPFDLIHAVATVFFLFVIARPMLEKLERIKEKYGLIAVNK
- a CDS encoding DUF4430 domain-containing protein, which encodes MQKNKKTFAVVFVILVLLLSVFIWEEKGSGNNMGTHVDDGFAINANKDTHDAISQKDEYLTDPVPEGKPLPVEPQDVQLGDGQYTATLSVSCKTILENMHALDKEKWELVPEDGIIFPATQVVFYEGESVFNLLQREMKKNNIHMEFVNTPIYNSAYIQGINNLYEFDVGELSGWMYKVNEWFPNYGASRYQLQDGDVIEWVYTTDLGRDVDGYVATGGQ